From the Clarias gariepinus isolate MV-2021 ecotype Netherlands chromosome 3, CGAR_prim_01v2, whole genome shotgun sequence genome, one window contains:
- the tubgcp4 gene encoding gamma-tubulin complex component 4 yields MIHELLLALSGYPGTIITWNKRNGLQVSQDLPFLHPSETSVLNRLCKMGTDYVRFTEFIEQHTGHVHQQEHHLSQPSQSGLHGIYLRAFCTGLHSMLQPYRQALLDLEQEFLGDPHLSISHVNYKLEQFQLLFPSVMVVVETIKSQKIHGCQILETVYKHSCGGLPPVRMALEKILAVCHGVMYKQLAAWMLHGLLLDQSEEFFVRQGPSAGGAAAAQEEEEEDLGIGGLSGKQLRELQDLRLIEEENMLAPSLQQFSLRVEMLPSYIPVRVAEKILFVGESVQMFENHNQSPSRAGSILKHQEDTFATELHRLKQQPLFSLVDFENVIDGIRSTVAEHLWTLMVEESDLLGQLKIIKDFYLLGRGELYQVFIDLAQQMLKTPPSAVTEHDVNVAFQQAAHKVLLDDDNLLPLLHLTIDYQGKDTKEASGTREGTTPPQETSPRDPPSTGWAALGLAYKVQWPLHILFTPAVLEKYNVVFRYLLSVRRVQSELQHCWALQMQRKHLKSNKTEAVKWRLRNHMAFLVDNLQYYLQVDVLESQFSQLLQQINSTRDFESIRLAHDHFLSNLLAQSFILLKPVFHCLNEILDLCHNFCLLVSQNLGPLDERGAAQLDIMVKGFSRQSFLLFKILSSVRNHQINSDLAQLLLRLDYNKYYTQSGGTLGSFGL; encoded by the exons ATGATCCATGAACTACTGCTTGCTTTAAGCGGATATCCGGGAACTATAATTACATGGAATAAACGAAATGGTTTACAG GTGTCCCAGGATTTGCCCTTCCTCCATCCAAGTGAAACCAGTGTCTTGAACCGGCTGTGTAAGATGGGGACAGACTATGTGCGGTTCACAGAGTTCATAGAGCAACACACGGGACATGTCCACCAACAA GAGCACCACTTGAGCCAGCCGAGCCAAAGTGGATTACACGGGATATACCTGAGGGCTTTCTGCACTGGCCTGCACTCCATGCTGCAGCCATACAGACAAGCATTGCTTGATCTTGAACAAGAG tTTCTTGGTGATCCACATCTCTCTATTTCCCATGTAAACTACAAGCTGGAGCAG TTTCAGTTGCTGTTCCCCTCCGTAATGGTTGTTGTGGAGACCATCAAATCTCAAAAG ATCCATGGGTGTCAGATTCTGGAGACTGTTTACAAGCACAGCTGTGGAGGACTGCCACCCGTTCGCATGGCCTTGGAAAA GATTCTTGCAGTGTGCCACGGAGTGATGTATAAGCAGCTGGCTGCATGGATGCTGCACGGCCTGCTCCTGGACCAAAGTGAGGAGTTCTTTGTGAGGCAGGGACCCAGCGCAGGAGGAGCTGCTGCAGCacaggaagaagaggaggaggacctTGGCATTGGAGGGCTCAGTGGGAAACAACTTCGAGAGCTGCAAGACTTG CGACTGATCGAGGAGGAGAACATGTTGGCTCCATCCCTGCAGCAGTTCTCCCTGCGTGTCGAGATGCTGCCCTCGTATATTCCTGTCCGAGTGGCTGAAAAAATCCTCTTTGTCGGGGAATCGGTGCAAATGTTTGAAAACCACAACCAGAGTCCCTCCAGAGCTG GTTCCATACTGAAACACCAAGAGGACACGTTTGCGACAGAGCTCCACCGACTCAAACAGCAGCCACTGTTCAGCCTGGTGGACTTCGAGAATGTCATCGATGGAATTCGCAGCACGGTTGCTGAG CATCTTTGGACTTTGATGGTGGAAGAATCTGATCTTTTGGGTCAGCTCAAG ATCATAAAGGATTTTTATTTGCTGGGACGTGGTGAACTGTATCAAGTCTTCATTGATCTTGCCCAGCAAATGTTGAAGACCCCACCATCAGCTGTGACAGAACACG atgtGAATGTGGCCTTCCAGCAAGCTGCACATAAAGTTCTGCTTGATGACGATAACTTGTTACCCCTCTTGCACCTCACTATTGACTATCAAGGCAAAGACACCAAAG agGCGTCTGGGACTAGGGAAGGCACCACACCTCCTCAGGAGACTTCTCCTCGAGATCCTCCTTCTACAGGCTGGGCTGCGCTCGGACTGGCCTACAAAGTGCAATGGCCCCTGCACATCCTCTTCACTCCTGCTGTGTTGGAAAA GTATAACGTAGTGTTTCGGTACCTGCTCAGCGTGCGCCGGGTGCAGTCGGAGCTGCAGCACTGCTGGGCCCTGCAGATGCAGCGCAAACACTTAAAGTCTAACAAGACCGAGGCAGTCAAATGGAGGCTGCGAAATCACATGGCGTTCCTTGTAGATAACCTGCAGTATTACCTACAG GTGGATGTCTTGGAGTCACAGTTTTCACAGCTTCTGCAGCAGATCAACTCGACACGTGACTTTGAAAGCATTCGTCTGGCTCATGACCATTTCCTTAGTAATCTCCTAGCGCAATCCTTTATCCTTCTCAAGCCA GTGTTTCATTGTTTGAACGAGATTTTGGATCTCTGTCACAATTTCTGCTTGCTGGTGAGTCAGAACCTGGGGCCACTGGACGAGAGGGGAGCAGCTCAGCTGGACATTATGGTGAAG GGTTTTAGTCGCCAGTCATTCCTGCTCTTCAAGATCCTTTCGAGTGTGCGTAACCACCAAATCAATTCAGACCTGGCTCAGCTACTGCTGCGTCTAGACTACAACAAATACTACACCCAGTCAGGAGGCACGCTGGGAAG TTTTGGGCTCTGA
- the cdkn2aip gene encoding CDKN2A-interacting protein translates to MAEGSCQDVVSEYLQQNPHLAHWVESLRELSETNKHWHARREFVLRNMEVFPTIQPGVSTPSLDRLLSLSKVWANQTFLGCRYPQPVMDKVKEMSEGIGVDKDPDEKTKDDVVGKGKRPSVSVMDAESCVKKCKTVCNDSDSKGGEQNTDCQTAAAVKSGPSPEAPAEHQPFFNRLYKTVAWKLVSAGGFGPNLNHFEILRTSVESCKASLSCVFVPLKDIPDLPAGCTQREGQVCELRCHTVYMGTGYGRDEHAARAMASKEALKTFQGRKVTVKISRRRFRGRDVEDLVLLDEQPRSSILPPALSYPF, encoded by the exons ATGGCAGAGGGGAGTTGTCAGGATGTTGTTTCAGAGTACCTTCAGCAAAACCCTCACCTGGCACACTGGGTGGAATCCTTAAGAGAGCTCTCTGAGACAAATAAGCACTGGCATGCCAGACGAGAGTTTGTTCTGCGCAATATGGAGGTCTTTCCGACCATCCAGCCAGGAGTCTCAACTCCCAGTCTGGACagacttctttctctctccaaaGTTTGGGCCAATCAGACGTTCTTGGGATGTCG CTATCCGCAACCTGTGATGGACAAGGTGAAAGAGATGTCAGAAGGGATTGGTGTGGACAAAGATcctgatgaaaaaacaaaagatgaTGTCGTAGGAAAAGGAAAGAGGCCGTCTGTTTCAG TCATGGATGCTGAGAGCTGTGTTAAGAAATGCAAAACTGTATGTAACGACTCTGACAGTAAAGGTGGAGAACAAAATACTGACTGTCAGACCGCTGCTGCTGTCAAATCGGGTCCCTCGCCCGAGGCTCCTGCAGAACATCAGCCCTTCTTTAACCGCCTTTATAAAACCGTGGCCTGGAAGCTTGTGTCTGCAGGAGGCTTTGGACCCAAcctgaaccactttgagatccTGCGCACTTCTGTGGAGTCATGCAAGGCCAGCCTTAGTTGTGTATTTGTGCCTCTTAAAGACATTCCTGACCTGCCTGCCGGCTGCACACAAAGAGAGGGCCAGGTGTGTGAACTGCGCTGCCACACTGTCTACATGGGCACAGGATATGGCCGTGACGAACATGCAGCGAGGGCCATGGCCTCGAAGGAGGCCCTTAAAACATTTCAGGGACGGAAGGTGACAGTGAAGATCTCTCGTCGCAGGTTCCGGGGTCGAGACGTAGAGGATTTGGTCCTGTTAGACGAACAGCCGAGAAGCTCAATCTTGCCTCCTGCTCTTAGCTATCCTTTTTAA
- the cart3 gene encoding cocaine- and amphetamine-regulated transcript protein-like, giving the protein MESCRVCVMVCAVLLSCASGNEIYHLDEEEVVDVDRRALRNFYPKEPNLTSQKELLGALHDVLEKLQSKRITLWEKKFSRVPTCGIGQQCAVRKGSRIGRMCDCPIGASCNTYLLKCL; this is encoded by the exons ATGGAgagctgcagagtgtgtgtgatggtgtgtgccGTGCTGCTCTCCTGCGCCTCTGGCAATGAAATATACCATCTGGATGAGGAGGAGGTGGTGGATGTAGACAGGAGAGCCCTGAGGAACTTCTACCCTAAAGAGCCTAATTTAACCAGCCAGAAAGAGCTT CTTGGGGCTCTGCATGATGTTTTGGAAAAGCTGCAGAGCAAACGAATTACGCTTTGGGAAAAGAAGTTCAGCCGAGTTCCCACG TGTGGGATCGGGCAGCAGTGTGCTGTGCGGAAAGGCTCGCGCATCGGCAGGATGTGCGACTGTCCGATTGGAGCATCTTGCAACACCTACCTGCTCAAGTGCTTATAA